Proteins encoded in a region of the Deefgea piscis genome:
- a CDS encoding GGDEF domain-containing protein — MMSTSTDRFSVLARLMISFGALAMLTGLIGGVGIWAFARMTTTFQTVATQDVPALLKLEQAQSEMHQVILAERSLLFMQTATPTAQETLQKHAEHLAQLDVLWQQYMVLNKTKIAPPPTFEKALTAWANASRDVIKILSEDTPAARRDAVDLSLSDAAEKYNQVLNALRQMTQQQVLSLSERVKQEHQMADQMEKMIFIFVVGTFGLAGGLAIWLARWVGGPLRQIMVAARTQELNNANALLFDQSNTDSLTQLKNRRFLETTMQGMTTSTLKAHRANQHKNNPDHQTNHDLALIMIDVDHFKHVNDQFGHHAGDLVLQQIAKILQKAARDSDTVVRWGGEEFLIVASNVNRHKFPILVERIRADVENHHFNIDTHQPIRLTCSVGFAFFPFIDQHPEVCSWEYAASLADYCLYLAKNNGRNTWAGICPASDFKPEERPINLVSDIPHLIEQQRLIVLLRQQSAFVSEPANSTAHEHFAPQAINAISPSTS, encoded by the coding sequence ATGATGAGTACCAGCACAGATCGATTTTCGGTATTGGCCAGACTGATGATTAGTTTTGGCGCATTGGCCATGCTAACGGGCCTTATCGGTGGCGTTGGCATTTGGGCATTCGCGAGAATGACCACCACCTTTCAGACCGTTGCCACCCAAGACGTACCGGCGCTACTTAAACTAGAACAAGCGCAAAGCGAAATGCATCAAGTCATTTTGGCCGAACGCAGCCTGCTATTTATGCAAACCGCGACCCCCACCGCGCAAGAAACACTACAAAAACACGCCGAACACCTTGCCCAACTGGATGTACTCTGGCAGCAATACATGGTCTTAAATAAAACCAAAATCGCCCCACCGCCCACGTTTGAAAAAGCATTAACCGCATGGGCCAATGCCTCACGCGATGTGATCAAGATTTTGTCAGAAGACACCCCCGCAGCTCGGCGCGATGCAGTGGATCTGTCGCTCAGTGATGCGGCAGAAAAATACAATCAAGTACTCAACGCCCTTAGACAAATGACCCAGCAGCAAGTGCTGTCGCTCAGCGAGCGCGTAAAACAAGAGCACCAGATGGCCGATCAAATGGAAAAAATGATCTTTATTTTTGTCGTTGGCACATTTGGACTTGCCGGTGGCCTCGCCATCTGGCTAGCGCGCTGGGTGGGTGGCCCACTACGCCAAATTATGGTGGCCGCCCGTACCCAAGAGCTCAATAACGCCAATGCTTTGCTGTTTGATCAAAGTAATACGGATTCACTCACCCAACTCAAAAACCGCCGTTTTCTCGAAACCACCATGCAGGGCATGACCACCAGCACCTTGAAGGCGCATCGCGCCAATCAACATAAAAATAATCCCGACCATCAAACCAACCACGATTTGGCCTTAATCATGATTGATGTTGATCATTTTAAACACGTGAACGACCAATTTGGTCACCATGCGGGCGATCTGGTATTGCAACAAATTGCCAAAATTTTACAAAAAGCCGCTCGCGATAGCGATACCGTGGTGCGCTGGGGTGGTGAGGAATTTTTAATTGTGGCCAGCAACGTTAATCGCCACAAATTTCCGATTTTGGTCGAGCGAATTCGAGCGGATGTCGAAAATCACCATTTTAATATTGATACCCACCAACCCATTCGCCTCACCTGCTCAGTTGGCTTTGCTTTTTTCCCCTTTATCGATCAGCACCCCGAAGTTTGTAGTTGGGAATACGCCGCCAGCTTGGCTGATTACTGCCTTTATTTAGCAAAAAATAATGGCCGTAATACTTGGGCAGGCATCTGCCCAGCCAGTGACTTTAAACCTGAAGAGCGACCAATTAATCTAGTCAGTGACATCCCACACTTGATCGAGCAGCAGCGGCTTATCGTGCTTTTGCGTCAGCAATCTGCCTTTGTTAGCGAACCGGCTAACAGCACGGCACACGAACACTTTGCGCCACAGGCGATTAATGCCATCTCACCGAGTACCAGCTAA
- a CDS encoding L-threonylcarbamoyladenylate synthase: protein MTLAPSPADLSAALALLRAGELVGIPTETVYGLAADASQDAAVAKIFAAKGRPNDHPVIVHIAGVAQLADWAQNIPDSAYQLAEAFWPGPLTLILERQAHVSDAVTGGQDTVGLRAPAHPITHELLLQFGGGLAAPSANQFGHVSPTTAEHVRHEFSTEQVRLILDGGACDVGVESTIVSLVGNQAKLLRPGGISRAAIEAVLGHAIEHHSTSSTAKQRASGLLDSHYAPRTPLITGPLASMQQLAATESANGKKVVLLTSHIQDHAPYTEQAMPNNPADYAQQIYATLRQLDRQGYDQLLLVTPPEGAEWLAIHDRLNRAAHKKINA from the coding sequence ATGACCTTAGCGCCCTCTCCTGCCGATCTTTCCGCCGCCCTGGCCTTACTCCGTGCTGGTGAACTCGTTGGCATCCCAACGGAAACCGTCTACGGTTTGGCGGCCGATGCCAGTCAAGATGCCGCAGTGGCCAAAATTTTTGCCGCCAAAGGCCGCCCCAATGACCATCCAGTCATTGTGCATATTGCCGGCGTAGCGCAACTGGCAGACTGGGCGCAAAACATTCCCGATAGCGCGTATCAACTGGCCGAAGCATTTTGGCCCGGCCCGTTAACGCTAATTTTAGAGCGCCAGGCGCATGTCAGTGATGCCGTCACCGGCGGGCAAGACACCGTCGGCCTACGCGCGCCAGCGCACCCGATTACCCATGAATTACTGCTGCAATTTGGCGGCGGCCTCGCTGCGCCCAGTGCCAATCAATTTGGCCACGTTAGCCCCACCACAGCCGAGCATGTCCGCCATGAATTTAGCACTGAGCAAGTGCGATTAATTTTGGACGGCGGCGCCTGTGACGTTGGCGTTGAATCCACCATCGTCAGCCTAGTGGGGAATCAAGCCAAACTACTGCGCCCGGGTGGCATTTCCCGCGCTGCGATCGAAGCCGTATTGGGTCACGCGATTGAGCACCACAGCACCAGCAGCACCGCCAAACAACGGGCATCGGGTTTACTCGATTCACACTACGCGCCACGCACGCCGCTCATCACCGGCCCCTTAGCCAGCATGCAACAATTGGCAGCAACAGAAAGTGCCAATGGTAAGAAAGTGGTATTACTCACCTCGCATATTCAAGACCATGCGCCATATACCGAACAGGCCATGCCGAATAATCCAGCGGACTACGCCCAGCAAATCTACGCCACACTCCGCCAGTTGGACCGCCAAGGCTATGATCAACTTTTGCTGGTAACCCCGCCAGAAGGCGCAGAATGGCTGGCTATTCACGACCGACTGAACCGCGCAGCGCATAAAAAAATCAACGCATAG
- a CDS encoding type IV pilin protein yields the protein MLSYRSRGFTLIELLIVIAIIGILAAIAIPSYSEYIKKSRRTDATVTISKIQQAQEKWRANNSLYTNNFGSTNGLALVSDATSLNMTSENAYYKLTIGTTCAANTDATGTPTGTNYCINAVADSTKQQNSDTNCKTLTMTISNGNTTATPTSCWSK from the coding sequence ATGCTCTCTTATCGCAGCCGCGGTTTTACCTTGATTGAACTGCTCATCGTCATTGCCATCATCGGCATTCTGGCCGCCATCGCTATACCCAGCTACAGCGAATACATCAAAAAAAGCCGCAGAACTGATGCGACAGTGACCATTAGTAAAATCCAGCAAGCACAAGAAAAATGGCGGGCAAATAACTCGCTTTACACCAACAATTTTGGCAGCACTAACGGCTTAGCCTTAGTAAGCGACGCAACCAGTCTAAACATGACGAGTGAAAATGCTTATTACAAACTAACAATAGGCACAACTTGTGCGGCAAATACAGATGCTACAGGCACACCAACCGGTACAAACTATTGCATTAACGCCGTTGCCGACAGCACAAAACAACAAAATTCAGATACAAACTGCAAAACACTCACGATGACAATAAGCAATGGCAATACAACTGCCACTCCAACCAGCTGCTGGAGTAAATAA
- a CDS encoding GspH/FimT family pseudopilin, whose protein sequence is MKYFKNRGFTLIELMITLSILGILLAISVPSFTEWMQRKRVIGVANEFAALIQFSRSEAIKRNANIFLQTTRISDTNWSLMSSDQQASCTALNPCDLRNMLPSNYKEIKVKAITNAAGTDNNLNNTRINPANPIFNFSNATTDTSVQYVTFESGNYQLNTQVSVTGLTTICIPTGKPAIGGYLPC, encoded by the coding sequence ATGAAGTACTTTAAAAATCGTGGCTTTACTTTAATAGAATTGATGATCACACTTTCTATACTAGGCATATTACTTGCAATTTCCGTTCCCAGCTTTACGGAATGGATGCAAAGAAAACGTGTAATTGGTGTAGCCAATGAATTTGCAGCATTGATACAATTCTCACGCAGCGAAGCCATTAAACGTAATGCCAATATTTTTCTGCAAACAACACGTATTAGCGACACCAATTGGTCTCTTATGAGTAGCGATCAACAAGCGAGCTGCACCGCATTAAACCCTTGTGATTTAAGAAATATGCTCCCTAGCAATTACAAAGAAATTAAAGTAAAAGCAATTACAAATGCAGCGGGAACCGACAATAATTTAAATAACACACGAATCAATCCAGCAAACCCAATTTTCAATTTTTCAAATGCTACAACAGATACATCCGTTCAATATGTCACCTTTGAATCTGGCAATTATCAACTAAATACTCAAGTTAGCGTTACTGGATTAACCACCATATGCATACCAACAGGAAAACCAGCTATCGGCGGCTACCTTCCATGCTAA
- a CDS encoding PilW family protein: MLKKSLLNQSGISLIEILIAMAISLALLTAAATMALASLSSSKDTLQNTAAQQELQTILTTVTREIRRSGYRSPAMTPVEEIAENAKSTTTFRKIWTFGGTTCIVYRYDSDTNADPLLPPGNGLISNDEVRGIRLDSTNNRIDFLTSATSTTAPTSCDSANGTWTPLVSGKSIQLGTDALKFEYSSGWIRIADGASITSAQALAANAAVANSAAEVIDQVKISISGTLPTSTTANPKIIESSEMVQLRNRPFKFN; encoded by the coding sequence ATGCTAAAAAAATCACTATTAAATCAAAGTGGTATTTCACTCATTGAAATTTTAATCGCAATGGCAATTAGCTTAGCGTTACTCACTGCAGCTGCGACCATGGCTTTGGCAAGCTTAAGTAGTAGCAAAGACACATTACAAAACACTGCAGCACAGCAAGAACTCCAAACTATTTTAACGACAGTAACACGTGAAATTCGACGTTCTGGATATCGCTCCCCAGCAATGACGCCAGTAGAGGAAATTGCCGAAAACGCAAAATCTACAACAACATTTCGTAAAATATGGACCTTCGGTGGCACAACATGCATCGTTTATCGCTATGACAGCGACACCAATGCAGATCCTCTATTGCCACCTGGAAATGGACTCATTAGTAACGATGAAGTCAGGGGAATTCGCTTAGATAGCACCAATAACCGCATCGACTTCCTTACTTCAGCCACAAGCACAACAGCGCCAACAAGTTGCGATTCGGCAAATGGGACTTGGACACCATTAGTTTCAGGAAAAAGCATTCAACTAGGCACAGACGCCCTTAAATTTGAATACAGCTCCGGCTGGATTCGCATTGCCGACGGTGCAAGTATTACATCAGCCCAAGCCCTTGCAGCGAATGCTGCAGTAGCTAATTCAGCAGCAGAAGTAATCGATCAAGTAAAAATAAGCATTTCAGGAACCCTTCCGACAAGTACCACAGCGAATCCAAAAATTATTGAATCAAGTGAAATGGTGCAGTTACGCAATCGACCATTCAAATTCAATTAG
- a CDS encoding type IV pilus modification PilV family protein, which produces MKTNQHGFSLIEVMIAVIILGLSALFLAKLNAVLLQGTSGAADRQVAIRLAEGVADNLRQIVRNPQLRSLPTSYAGVPGGTPISFGNCDPNTPATKCAIFTNKTTTFTIRRSLLPAAPNLHSSSTPFDAQIDVSWQGSNGQMQNIVTMTSIRPEPAPPWLVATPYVINDLVSFSGRIYKSKTIHSATTGNQPEKVAPPTTDGISTDWQVL; this is translated from the coding sequence ATGAAAACAAATCAACATGGCTTCAGCTTAATTGAAGTGATGATTGCAGTCATTATTTTAGGCTTATCCGCTTTATTTCTTGCCAAATTAAATGCAGTTTTATTACAAGGAACAAGCGGTGCAGCTGATCGACAAGTAGCCATTCGACTTGCTGAGGGTGTCGCAGATAATTTACGGCAAATCGTCCGCAACCCTCAGTTACGCAGTCTTCCTACTAGTTACGCTGGAGTGCCTGGCGGCACTCCAATTAGCTTCGGCAATTGCGACCCAAACACACCAGCAACAAAATGTGCAATCTTTACAAACAAGACCACAACTTTCACCATTCGGCGTAGTCTTTTACCCGCAGCTCCCAACTTACACTCAAGTAGCACCCCTTTTGATGCTCAAATTGATGTCAGTTGGCAAGGCAGCAATGGACAAATGCAAAACATTGTCACAATGACTTCAATTCGTCCTGAACCAGCGCCTCCTTGGTTAGTTGCAACGCCTTATGTAATTAATGATTTAGTTAGCTTTTCTGGCCGTATTTATAAAAGCAAAACGATTCACTCCGCGACCACAGGAAATCAACCCGAAAAAGTAGCCCCCCCAACAACAGATGGTATTTCAACAGATTGGCAGGTTTTATAG